The DNA sequence TTAAAGCTGCTGTTTAGATTTAACTTCATGTTTCTAATTAATCACTCTTTCGTTAAGTGGTAGGATGGAATTCAGTTTGCTCCAACTGGAGGTATACcatttggaagaaaaatgatCCTTTTTGGTTAGTATTATCCTAAACCTAGTTTCATTTTCCTTTTGGTCATGCATACAAAGGTACAAATATTTTTGCTCTGGTAATTTTCTGATCAAGGGTCAATGAACATgcaactggagctggggacaggattCCTTACATATCTGTCCTTACATCTTAAAAGCCTAAGTACCAAACAGCTATTGCAATTATGTTGAGATTTGACACAAAGTTCACTAACTGGTGGCAACTGACTGGGCAAtgcacaaatatatatttaactgGGAAGGAAAGACGTTTAAAACATCTTATCCCTTCCcctttaataaaaggttatttTAACAGAAGTTATGAAGCTTTCAGATAAATCAATTTATCTTTAATCCCAAATCTTCCCCTGATCCGAAACAAAAAGCCTGCTCTGTGCCTGTCTGTCCATTAGAAGcaattataacattaaatattAACAGTGGCTTCTCTGGAGAAATTGACCACTTTGATTAGAACTTTTTGTTGGTACTAATGCACCACTGGCAAATGCTCTAAATACAAAGCTCGCCAGCCACATATCAATTGACGGAAGGGAATAATTCCAGGAACTGACTGGGACCTCAAATGCCTGCCCCTTCCCTAGTCCACGCACACATATTTTTAACCTTGCTTGGTTCTTTCCttctctcaccccaccccaatcTTAACCTGATTTGTGAtcagctcctgcagccccttTCAGCACTACACATCCTGaaaactctgaaaaagactttCCAAATACACAACCACTGTCCCGGCCTGACACTCTCCCTTGGCAATTAAAAAGCTTCTAACAAACCATAGTGTCTGCAGATTTTGTTTATACACCACCACCAGAAGCTCTGAATCCAGACTATTCTACATGCAATTAGCAGGCTCTCCCTCAGCTCTGCAACTGCCTGCTCAGAATGGCTCATCCTCCCctttatttctcttcctttcaGATCAGGAGACTTTAGTGGGGAGCAGAGTGTGAGACAACCACAGAAATCCCATCTGGCTTGTGGTGCTTGGACGAACCATGCAGGAGTCCTTTGCTGTCCACTTCCTGAAAGTGCTGAAGGAGCTCCTGGCCTTTGTGCTGTTCAGTTACACGGTGCTGATTGGGgcactgctcctggctggctggacAACTTATTTTTTGGTGCTTAAGTGACAGTCCCCCTCTAACTTCTCTGGCCACAGACTAGTCCAGAATGTGCAGCAGTAACCACCAAGTACCCTGCAACTGGCGTCTGCTCAACAAATAGTATGTCAGTTCCTTTTGGCTCCACAAACTTTGCAAGTCTTTGTTTTATTATTGGCTAAATACAatcttattttcttatgtaaatcaaaaaaattattaaaaaacacCTTGATGACCCCCAGTGGCTCTTCCAGACTCAATCTTTGGGATCAACTCTGCCCCATGCCTGAAGGATCAGAAAGATTGCTGCCAATTTTGTCTTCTGATCAATCTGCTCCTCTTTGACATCACTCCTGAGAATAGCAGCTTGTTGAGGGTGGCAatgaaagggagggagaaagccCAGAAGTGGTGCAGAACCATTAGAGTGTGAGCTGGCTTCTGAGCAATCAAGTCCAGACATGTCTGCTTCAATCAGCCTTGTTATGGAGATGAAGGCAGAGAGATGCTTAACTTTTTATTTCTGATCCTCTTATTCAGTTCTGGACGTGCTTCCCTCAAATCAGCATAACCCACATGTCTCCTCTCTTTTTGTTTCCACATTTttatctgatggtgtccagtttggggtTAAGTTTCCCAGCCTTTCCCACCAGACTGTGATATTAGCATATTTGGAAGAGTTGAAACCAGCAAGGCAAGAGTTTTACTGGAACCATGCTGTACAAGAAAGCACTCAAAATATCCTGTGCAACTAACCTGTTCCCAGGAGAGAGGGAATAAAATGATCTGCTAGGATTTTCTGTAatttctataaaagcagcaaagaatcctgtggcaccttatagactaacagacgttttggagcatgagctttcgtgggcttgcatccgacaaagtgggtattcacccacgaaagctcatgcaccaaaacatctgttagtcaataaggtgccacaggattctttgctgcttttacagatccagactaacatggcaacccctctgatacttgtaattTCTATGGGTCAGAACCATTCATCTTAAAATAGTGGTAAGTCTAAACAGCGGTAActggtaaatcagcatagctccattgaagtcagtataAATCAACCCTAAATCTCAAACATGCTGAATTGATTTCTTATgcttttatttaagaaaacagAAGTGTAAAAAGGACAAGTGTCCATGGGAGTTTGTTCAAATAATTCTGtgatttttagaaagaaaaaccAAACCTCTCTTTTAACTTCCATGACCTACATGGCATGTTTCCAACATCTAACATAAACACTTTAATAATTGCAAACTACTGGGTTGAAAATGACCCTACAGAATGGTTAAAAATATGTATGACAAGTAAAATGTGAGCAACTACATGGTGTTCTTCTGGATACCGAAGTTTACACCAATTGCAATGTTACAACAAAACACAGATGTTGTTTCAACATCATGGTCTCAGGCCTGCAAAGGCTTAGATGTTTTACACTGTGAAtagacccactgacttcaaagggagtctGAGACTAGTCACGGTGCATAAACTTTAGCATGTACAtaagtctgcaggatcagggtcctaGTGCGCAAGTGATTCTCTCTTGGTTTGTGTCACAAGGCAGTCCACTGAGCTGATGTCATGTTAGCGAAATCTGCTTTTAGCTCATTCAAGCCTTGTTTTATGCCACTTAAAATGTACTTCTGTACAAAAATGCTAGAAAAATTAAAGTGAGTAAAAAATGTAATTCGAATTAAAGAAATTACCCACACATCTGTTTCACAGTCCCTACTCTTTTTAATGTAATCAGAAGTCTGTGGATCTTTGGTCATACACTGACACTTGCATGTTGTGCCCTATAACTAAGAATATTTTTGACAGAGGGAAAAattattttcccttcagaatatATTTATACGACCCCCTTCTAAAAGAGTGATCACTGTGTCACCTATTGATGCACATGACAATAactgaatacaaaataaatagaaCATTTTAACACAAACAGAAAACTTTTTGAAGACAATAGTTAAAAGTTTGTCCAGCTAATTTACAAAGTTTCATGCCTATCTTTGATTTCTGCTCATTCAAATTGTTCATTACTTAAAGACTAGCAGCTTCACTTCCAAGAACAAATGTAGTTACTTGACTTTATAAATAGCTAAGTAgacccattaaaatcaataggtaTTTGTGTGGGATAATTATAGATTAAGTGTCAGAAAGGAACAAGAAAAGCTGCTCATTGTAGAGTgagttttaaaatggaaaaacccTCAAAGGATACAGCTGTGCCTATAATGTAAAGAAACTAAGGAAGTTATTAGAAAGAGCCCCATTAAGAAATTACCAGGAAAAATTCACACTAATGCCCTAAGTCTGCAAGCCCTTATGTGGTACAGAGAAGTGAGTTCAAGATCATTATACTCCAGCATGTGTGTATTGACCCTGTGAATGAGTACACGTAAGATTAAGCAATAAGAgactgagccaaagcccactgaagacacTGGGAGGCTTTGCATCAGGTGCTAAGCatagtccactgaactgcattaaACAGAGTCAAAGAATGGTCACGTCTAAGGAGACAGGCTTAAATATAACCCTCACCATGCTAATAGAATGTTTATCTACTTTCTTAGGGCTCAGTTCTGCTACAAACCTGGTGGTCACAGAAAAAAATCTGATGTAGGAGCACAGTCTCCTCCTGCAGTTCCTGTCACTACTTTTTACTTGTACAGACAAGATTCCACATTTGTGCTATCCAGTTCAACCTCTAAATTCTCTTTACATATAAGTATACTTTAAATCAGAAGAGCAAGACAAAGTTATTTCCCTTTTGAAAGAAAGATGGCCTCTTGTTTGTGTTGATGCCTACTAACTCATTTGTATGGCATTAATCCAGCTTGACAACaaagaaaagggggggaaaaaaagatctaTTTGCCAGAATACCAAGAGGGCAGAACAGACAAGAGAAATAGTAGTTATCAAACCAAACCATAAGGGAAAAAGTTCAGACGCGTTGACAATTTCTCgatgagacaatattaaaggcacaacggcaaactatcccaatgtgaagGACAGCTAGGCAGACTAGTTAAGAGGCCATCAGTTCTTTAACGACCTAAAAATCAAAACGGCATCCTACAAAAGGTGAAAACATGGCCAAATTGCTGAGAACAAATCAACAGCACAAATACGTACTGGCAAAGTCAGAACGGCTAAGGCACAAATtagttacacctagcaagagaCATAAATGCCAGGAAGAAGAGGGTGTCTACATACATTAGGCACAAGGAAAAGTGTAGGTGCTCTACTAAGCAGGAAAGAAGAGCAAATAACAGACCCCATCAAGAAGGTTGAGGAGTTTAGTGCctcttttgcttcagtcttcactaaaaacattaattgtgaccagatattTACCATGATTAAGATAAGTTAGAGCTACTGAAGACAGCTAAGTACTTACGacactagctgaagcaatctggGAGCAcgtatctttgaaaactcatgcaGGAAGAGTGAGgtcccagcagggccagctcccgcACCAGCTtgtcaagcaggtgcttggggcggccactccggtGCGGGGCGGCActtccaggtcttcggcggcaattcggtggagggtccctcactcccactcggagCGAAGGACTTCCCGCTGAATTTTtttgtggggcggggggctgcttggggcggcaaaacccctggagccggccttgggtCCCAGAGACCTGGAGGCGGCCAGAGTACCGATTTTTAGAAACCGGGACGACGACGACCTCGGGGACGGTAGCCCTGACAGGCGAGTTTCGGTACCTGGCACACCCCTGGCACGACCAGTGTGTAAGCCCCTGTCAGATAAAAGGGTGTATTTAACAAGAACAAAGCACGACCaaccacccctccctctgtgagtgGCTGGGGGGGCTGTACAGGGAGAGGTCTGGGTCTGGGAGCAAGGCCCGTCTGAGCGCACCTCGCGCCACCTGCTCTAGGTGAAACGACTGTGAGGCGAGGGCCGAACGGCTCGACAGGGCCTGACTCAGCACAACAATCGGCGCTcgagcccccggccccgccccattccccaaggccccgcccccgccctgcctcttctccgcctccgggcccccgctcctccccctccctccgagGGGCGGGGCTGGACTCTGGAGACACCCCCTCCCCGCTATTCGCAGCGCGGCCCGCGCACTCAGCGGCTccgcccccacccacccccgcgcTGGCCAGAGCACTGCGGCTGCGCGGGTCAGGGTAGGGAGCGTCTCCAGGAGGCGGAGCCCCACGCCTTTGGCGGCGGGCGTCACGTCACTTCCGGCGCGCCGCCGCCCTGCTCTAGTCCCGAGGAGATGGCGGCCGCTGTGCGTAGCCGGTGGTTCCGGTGCTGCTCCGCCCTGCTCAGGTATCGCCTGGCACCCGCCCCCCCCGTGAGAGCTCCGCCCTTCGACCCCGCCCCTGAGACTCCGGTGTAACCTCCCGGcgggccgccgccgcctcctctctgccccgctcccccccGTGAGCGCGAGCGTCCCCCCCCGCCACCGCGACACAGCCCTGAACTCCTAACCCGTGAGACCGCTGCGTAGCTCCTCGGGCCATTGACCGCACccctcggtgcctcagtttcccctcagtaAGGCGGGGTTGAGCCCCTGGCGCACCAGGGCTACGGGAATTAAAGAGTCGTTGGAAAGGCCTGACCTTTGGGACTCCCCCATTTTGACTGGGCTGCTCTTTACAGTGGCTACAAAGGAACTTTGGGCTGCTCCATTTTTTGCGTGATACACACCCTCAGTTTGAAAATAAGATTatttgacacacacacccctcccccgtGTCCCTGCAGGACTTATTTTCACAGTTCGTGCATTGGTCAAGTCTGGCAGTTGGTCTAAACCAAATGAAAACTGTTTCTAAGATTATCTGTTGTACCAgcctgttaaaatgtgttactttgaCAAGAGCCAAGTTAACAGATTAGGCTCCTTATTTAGTTTATTTAATACCATGAACCTCCAAACACCTCTGCATGTACTTAACGGtaagcacatgagcagtcccCTCTAAGTAAAAATATGggggaaattaattttaaaatctcagtttTCACTATTTGTTTACATGTTCATAATTCCCTCAATTTACATAGTGAAATTAGGCTGTTCTCAATTTTGCTGAGAGTCGGTCTCATGTATTGGTTTCCATGAACTAGTGCAGTGTTCGAGTTGTAAATTGTTTTGGAGAATGTTTAAATCTAAAACAGTTTTTGTTTGgataataaataaaagtaataaaatcacttctattattatttttaaaatttatgctAAAACTATCTGGCAGGGTCCCTGTAAGTCTGTAAAGTGCTGAAGACATTAAAGTGAGCAAACATTGTTTGCTTTATACAaagtttcattgacttctgtgTGGGAACTTGAGTGAGGGAGGTGAGGTGGCTTAGCTCATACATTTAGTTCTCACTGCACTGTTCATTTAGttgaatattttgtattttaatatgaAGATGGTATTCTCACTCTTCTTTTCAGCTACGTGGACCACTTCATTTGTGATCACATAACATGGCTGTTgtaactacagcaattgcttatcAGGAGAAGTGATATTAAGACAATGTAACTTGTTTTAGTTGTCTTTTAATGCCATTTAGCTGCTGCCAATGATAAACTAGCCTTCCACAAACCACCAGTGTTCCACTGGTCACAATTTGAGAATGAGTTACAAAATGAACTGATGGTGCATTCTCAGAAATCTGACGTGGAAACTATCTAAATGTAGTGAGGGAGAGAATAGGTGCTTTTCACTTTCAATTCGATACACTACCATACCATTTTATTTCAACAATAATGCTCTGATGCTGCACGCATTTACACTGACATAACCCCATTGACTACAGTAGGACTGACTACCTGTATATGATGTTAAACATGCCTAAGTATTGGTTTCAGGCTCTCTGATTATAAACCTGCTGTTCTGCTTACTTGACCCTGTTagtgtattttattattaatctgAATGCTTTGTAtccatgttaattttattaatTGCTGACAGTAAGCTTATTACTGGAGTTACAATACCCAAATTGTTTAGCTTGTATCTTTCCTTGAGACTGTGATTAGGTAATTAACTTTTAAACATttgaatttattatttgtattgtggtagtgcatAGGAAACCCAGTCATGGGTAGGACTCTGTGCTAGGCAAACACATAgcacgtaaaaaaaaaaaagtctctgacCTCAAAGTGTTCTGCTCCTCCAGAATATTTATTTCCCAGTGTGCAGCTGTCTGCATGCTTATCTTTGTTTCTCATTCCCAGGCAAGGTTTTCCTGTTCTGGCTAATGCTAGGAGACGCTGTTTCTCAGGACTGAGTGGCCAATGGAACAAAATGGTGGGAGTGGGTTTTGGAGTAGCCCTGTGTGCAGTCCCTATCGTACAGGTAAATGAACATTACAAGGATTTTAATATTCTATGGTGTTTGGAAGTGTGTGCTTGTGGCAAATAGACCAATTTCTTGTATTAATTAAAACAACCACCCCGTTATTGTATGATGTTATTAGTATGCATATTGCAGTTTGCCCACTGAGCTTTCTGGGACATAGTTGGACATCTAGAAATTCTCTGCATCTTAGCTGACTTTAGCACAAAGTTAAAGTGATTCCACTATAACGAGTATGATTTAAATCCACTTAGCAAGAAACCATCCTTCACTTTTAAAGCGGCAACGTAAAATAGAGTTGCCCTAGTTTCAGTTGTTCCATAACTAAAATactattttataataaaattattGAAAATTACTTGCTGTTACTTTGTGACGCCGCAAGCTGCCATGGCACATCAGTCAGGAATCCCACTATTAACAGAGCAAACCCCACAATCCATAGGGAGAAATTTACTTGTGGTCCTGGTATGTCATTAACAGAGTTTCAGCTCTTGCACGTTGCCTAATGTGCCTGAGCTTTTACAACCCACTGATAACCATCAGACAGGAAACAAGATAAGAATATGTTCtgcatatatattaaaatatcccGACTCAGGCAAATATTgggaaataaaaatatgaaaactggttctaaaaaaaaagaaaacaaaacttgcGGGAAAAGATGTTTTGGTGAGCTACTTCCTGAAATTTGGGCCCTTCAGAGAAGCCGTTACAGGATATGAATAGAAGAGAATGGAACTATGGGAGTAAAATTTTGTTCTACTTTTTAGAAGTTAGTTATTTAAGAGTTAAGGCAGACCAGCAATTTATTTTTAGCAATGGCTCCTGTGGTTTTTTTTGCTTACCGGAAAAGACGTTTTTATCATTAAAAGTTGTCTGTCTTTGAAAACCAGTGTAAAGACTGTGAAaatcttttgtctttcagaaacaCGAGCCCACTTTTCTCAGTCATGAAGCCTTGATTAGAAGGGCAATTTCTCTGGTAACAGACAGTACTTGTACTCTTCTCTCTCAAACAACATATGCGTTAATTGAAGCATTAACAGAGTATACAAAGGTAAGATGTGTGACTGCCTATGTTAGTACAAAGTTTATACTGCAACAGCTGGAGTATTTAACTCTCCCAAAGACAAGCTCTAACTGTACCTATTAAATCAGCTGTTATACCTAAAATGGACTTTGACTTCACAAATCAATGTAACAGATGTAGAGCTTCTGGGGTAGCAGTTCAGCTTGAATTGGTGCATCAGACATTTCAAAATAAGTGAACTGAACATGTCCCTGGTGGACAATAAAGGAGGTGTTGCTGCTGTTTTGGAGTGTTCGTGATCCAAGGCACGAACCATTTTTAGAGGTTTGCAAAACTCTCTTCAGGAAAACCCCAGGCACAAACTACTTCCTGAAATGTGGGCCCTTCACATGAGGAGTGAGGCTAAACTTTGCAAATAGTAGGCTAATATCtagacagaaaaaaacaaagccaGATATCAACCATTCTTTAAAAATACATCCATTACCTTCCTGACTTCTTTTCTAGGCAAGAAAAATATATAGGTTTCATCAGAAACAGACATTTTTCCAATCTGAGTTTGAAACTCTAGAAAGGCCTATTTGAAATGTGCCAAATGTGAAATTTGAGGAGTGCCAAATTAAGCAGAATAGTTGTCCATATTAAATTAACTACTGATTAGCATTGCCTTTAATCTATCACTGTAGATAAGCAAATGCAGAAATTGACGACTTACATGCATACAGAGAATTTATCTGTTACGTGTCATTCCTGCCAagattttcaataaaaaataagcagtttggcaATATTTCAGTTCTAAAATGTGTAATGAACTGGCTAGTTTTTGTGTATATGTACTACTGCCCTCTGCTAGATAGAATCAAAGTGTTTGTGTATTACGGGTCCATATTTCAAGGGAGGTTCTCTTCTAGCTCAAGTGCTAACAGACTTGCTTTTTCAGCAGGAGAATCCGAGTTCTCTGTGCTGTTAGTATTACATTCCTAGGATATCAAAAAACTTGTTTTACAATATTAAACTGTCAATTTCTAATTTTTCTAGACTTCAGTTACAATGAAGTCTTTCCATTTTCACCACATAGTTTCAGATAAATTAATGAACACTAATACAATATCAGCAAAAGCAAAGTTCAAAAAGCACTTCTGAGACTATCCAGAAATGACTTCCTCACTAAATATTATAGGAGATTAAAACAAGGAAAGTGTTAGATCATTTCCCTTTGTTGTCTACTGTGTAACATAAGACAATAATGTGAGTGCATAAGCAAATGCAAAATTAGTTTGAAAGTAAGGAGCACTTGCATATTTTGAGTTATTTTATCAAGTAGCTGTGCTAGACTTACACTGTTTTGCAGGCAGTTTACACACTGGTGTCTCTCTACCGGCAATATACAAATCATCTTGGGAAAATGAATTCCAAAGAGGAAGATGCAGTATGGCAGGTGATCATAGGAGCAAGAGTTGAGGTAAAGAATTAACTAACTTCTGCAGTCATCAATCAGTCTCCTTTTTGTTATTTAAGAAATATTTCTCCATTCATTAATTTAACATGGCTGTAAGAGTGTATTACAAAAAGTGGGTTCAGATAGTGTTAAACAGTGTTACatggcattttgtttttaattatagaTGACTACAAAGCAGCAAGAATTCCTGAAGTTAGAATCCAGTTGGATGACCGCTTTACATCTTTCAGAGATGGCAGCAGAAGCTGCATATCAATCAGGTATTCGGGCATTACTGTAACACGCTCCTCGGTATCAGCTGGAATTTGTAATTTTTAGCAAAACTTTCCCCTGGCTCATAGgcagtatttattattaaaaaggtGCAGGCAAGATTGACACTAAATCTAAATATGCTTAGTTAGTGTGCAGACTGAGAATCacatggtctgattttcagagctgccgAATACCTCTGTCTTCCACAGAGGACACAGCTGCTCAGTTCCTCTGTATCTTCAGTTGAAGTGCTTagtacttctgaaaaccaggcccataatttaatattttaaatttaaattagatAATTGTAATAACAAACATCTGATTATTTCATttaaggaaataaggaaaaactGCATTATAAATTTGACTAAGAAATATTCTTGAAACTAAATGTATTAATGAAATGGTGAGAAGACTAGGTTGTTCAAGTACTGTAATATAGTCATTCacataaactgcaggttcaaatctaGAACAGACCACTAGTGACTGAAAATTGCCACCATATGATGATTGTTCAGTCTTGGTTTATTTCTCACAGAGCATGTGGCCACATCACAGAAAATCACAACCTAATTTTGCACTAATTGGCAACCCAAACTTCGTTGGCAGGAATGTTCTGGGAAAAAATTCCGTTTCTATCATATGATGATACAGTCTAAAACTATCTACTACATCTAGTTATTAATCTACAAAAAAGAGGAGTAATCTATGTGTTTTGAAAACTGATTTGCTTAGAACATGAACAGTTTAGTAAAACATGATATTTCATTACTTCATCTCTGCCTTCATTGATGGTGTTTTATCATAAGGGCTGTTTCTGAATGAATTTACTTAAATTACTGTGTTTTTTCAGGTGCAGATCAAGCTTCAGTGACAGCTCGTAACCATATTCAGCTGGTGAAAACACAGGTGCAAGAGGTACGACAGCTGTCACAGAAAGCAGAGACCAAATTAGCTGAAGCTCAGACAGAAGAGCTCATTAACACAAAAGTTGAAGAATCATCACAGCCATGCAGTATCTCAGAAACCACAGAGGAAGTCGAAGAGTCTTATCTTcgtgaagactgaaaaaaaaacaaaaatcttctaAATATCACCTTTGGAGTATTTGATAGCATACCACTAATTCCAGGGCCTTGAGTTTCCCACATCATTAAGAAATAGATGTTGGATAAGGAAAAGGCATTAAAGACAGGCATGCTATCTGTTGATAATTGGTGGTAGTGGGCAATAATTCTCTCCCCCGCAAGTTTGCTATACCCAACTACCAGCCAGATTCAGGTGTTTGAAACGTCTTTATTTTTTAAGTTCCCATTATTATAATATGCATTGCTAGTAAATTTGTATTTAAGTGTACAACTATGCAAATGTGAAATTAGCTGTTAAAGATACTTTGTTGATGAGTGTTTGGGTCTGTTGCCATGAGGGTCTAATTCAGATGATTTAATACTAAACCCTTGGAAATTCCCAGTGTC is a window from the Gopherus evgoodei ecotype Sinaloan lineage chromosome 13, rGopEvg1_v1.p, whole genome shotgun sequence genome containing:
- the DIABLO gene encoding diablo homolog, mitochondrial — encoded protein: MAAAVRSRWFRCCSALLRQGFPVLANARRRCFSGLSGQWNKMVGVGFGVALCAVPIVQKHEPTFLSHEALIRRAISLVTDSTCTLLSQTTYALIEALTEYTKAVYTLVSLYRQYTNHLGKMNSKEEDAVWQVIIGARVEMTTKQQEFLKLESSWMTALHLSEMAAEAAYQSGADQASVTARNHIQLVKTQVQEVRQLSQKAETKLAEAQTEELINTKVEESSQPCSISETTEEVEESYLRED